The Mycolicibacterium brumae DNA window CCGGCGACACCGGGGCGTCGGTGGTGATCCTGATGACCCTGGTCCCGATCGGGGTGGCGCTGTTGCTCGCGCTGCGGTTCACCCCGCACGGCCTCGGGCCCGACGAGACCTCCCGGACCATTCACGGGTCGGTGCTCTACACCGTCGCCACCGGCCTGGCGCACGGCGCGCGCACCGCGCTCTCGGTGCCGTCGGTGACGGCCACGCTGGCCGGGCTGCTCGCGCACCGGATGGTGTTCGGCATCAACACCCTGCTGGTGCTGGTCATCGTCCGGCACTCCGACGTCGGATCGGTCGCGGTGGCCGGGTTGGGCACCGCAGTGTTGTTCGTGGCCGTCACCGGCACCGGATCGTTCCTGGCGACGGTGCTGACCCCCGCGCTGATCCGGCGCTGGGGCCGGTACGCGGCGCCCAACCGGGCGCTGCTGGCCGGCGCCGTCATCCAGCTCTGCGCGCTGGGTTTGGACCTGCCGGTGATGATGGCGTGCGGCTTCTTTCTCGGCGCCGCCGGGCAGGTGGTCAAGCTCAGCGCCGACGTGGCCATGCAACTCGACGTCGACGACGCCCTCCGCGGGCACGTGTTCGCCATCCAGGACTCGGTGTTCTGGGTGGCGTTCGTCGCCGCGGTGACCGCCGCCGCGGCGGTCGTCCCACCCGACGGCCACTCCCCCGCCCTGGTGGCCACCGGATCGGTGATCTACCTGGCCGGGCTGGCCGCGCACGCGGTGCTCGCCCGCTGGCCCGCGCTGGCCACCGAGCCGGCGCGCGATGACGAACCACCGCGGGGATAGGGTGCACTGATGGCCGAGCTGAGCACTATCGTCGCCGATCTGCGCTCCGAGAGCGACGACCTGGACGCGCTGGTGGCCGAGCTGCCCGCGCAGCGCTGGGCCGAAGCCACGCCCGCGCCGGGCTGGACCATCGCCCATCAAATCGCGCACCTGTACTGGACCGACCGGGTGTCCCTGATCGCGATCACCGACCCGGACGGATTTCAGCAGCTGCTCACCGAGGCGTGGCAGAACCCGACCGGTTTCGTCGACGACGGCGCGGACGAACTCGCGGCGCTGCCGCCGGAGGAGCTGCTCGACGCCTGGCGGCAGACCCGCGGCGCGCTGCACGACGCGCTGCTGACGGTGCCCGACGGGCAGAAGCTGCCGTGGTTCGGGCCGCCGATGAGCGCGGCGTCGATGGCCACCGCGCGGACCATGGAGACCTGGGCGCACGGCCTGGACGTCGCCGACGCCCTCGGGGTGTCCCGCACGCCGACGGCCCGGCTGCGGTCGGTCGCGCACCTGGGGGTCCGCGCCCGCGACTACGCCTACCTGGTCAACCAGCTGACCCCGCCCGCCGAGCCGTTCTACGTCGAGCTGACCGGGCCGGGCGGCGAGGTGTGGACCTGGGGCGATCCGGACGCGGCGCAGCGGGTGACCGGGTCGGCGTTGGACTTCTGCATGCTGGTCACCCGTCGCCGCAATCCGGCCGAGCTCGACGTCGTCGCCGTCGGCGACGACGCGCAGCAGTGGCTGACTATCGCCCAGGCGTTCGCGGGCCCTCCGGGCCAGGGTCGCTGAGCGGGCTCGCCCCGTCGGCGCGTCCGTCGCCGTCGGCGTCCACCAGGCGCACGTCCCAGCGGCCGTCGCCATCGACGTCGACGTAGCCGCCGTCGTAACCGCCGGCCGGGGCGCGGGACAGCACCCGGTCGGCCAGACCGTCACCGTTGTCGTCGAAGAACTCGTCGTCGGCCAGCCCGTCGCCGTCGAAGTCCGCCGGTGATCCGGTGTGCTCGGCCCCGTCGAGCGCCAGCCAGCGCAGCGGTGACCCCCGGCCGACCGGGTCGGCGGCCAGCGCCCACACGCCGGTCCCGTCGTCGGTGAACCAGCGCTGATCCGGCGAGCCGGCGTCGAGCACGACGTGATCGGCCGTCCCGTCGCCATCGAGGTCGGCCAGCGCGTCGTCGCTCGCCCCATCGCCGTCGAAATCCAGACCGACGGCGTCGAACACCCCGTCACCGTCGATGTCGAGATCCATCGGGCTGTCGAACACCGACGCCGTCCCGTCCCCGGGGCCCAGGCAGTACTCCATACCGGTTTCAGACGCCGGCGGAGCCCTCCCGGTTCCACCAATCCAAGAGCTCGGCCCGGGCCTCGTCGGGGTCCAGCGGGCCGCGTTCCATCCGCAGTTCCTTGAGGTGGCGCCAGGCGCGGCCGACCTCCGGTCCGGCCGAGATGCCGAGCAGCTCCATGATCGCGTTGCCGTCCAGGTCCGGGCGAACCCGCGCCAGGTCCTCCTTGGCGGCCAGCTCGGCGATCCGGTGCTCCAGCTCGTCGTAGGTGGCCTGCAGCCGGGCGGCGCGGCGCTTGTTACGGGTGGTGCAGTCGGCGCGGACCAGCTTGTGCAGCCTGGCCAGCAGCGGCCCGGCGTCGGTGACGTAGCGGCGCACCGCCGAATCGGTCCACCGGCCGTCCCCGTAGCCGTGGAACCGCAGGTGCAGATACACCAGCTGGGACACGTCGTCGACCATCTGCTTGGAGTACTTCAACGCCCGCATCCGCTTGCGGGTCAGCTTCGCGCCGACCACCTCGTGGTGGTGGAAACTGACCCCGCCGCCCGGCTCGTGACGACGGGTGGCGGGCTTGCCGATGTCGTGCAGCAGCGCAGCCCAGCGCAGCACCAGGTCCGGGCCGTCGTCCTCCAGGTCGATGGCCTGACGCAGCACCGTCAACGAATGCTGGTAGACGTCCTTGTGCTGGTGGTGCTCGTCGATGGCCATCCGCATCCCGCCGACCTCGGGCAGGATCTGCTCGCCGAGGCCGGTGGACACCATCACCTCGATGCCGGCGGCCGGGTCGGCGCCGAGCATCAGCTTGTCCAGTTCCGCGGCGATCCGCTCGGCGGTGATCCGCGACAGCTGCGGCGCCATCTCCTCGATGGCCGTCCGCACCCGCGGCGCCAACGCGAAGCCGAGTTGGGAGACGAACCGGGCCGCGCGCAGCATCCGCAGCGGGTCGTCGCCGAACGACACCTGCGGGGCCGACGGGGTGTCGAGCACCCGCTCCCGCAGCGCGGCCAGCCCGTTCAGCGGATCGACGAACTCACCGGGTCCGTCGGCGGTGATGCGGACCGCCATCGCGTTGACGGTGAAGTCCCGGCGCACCAGATCACCGGCCAGGGTGTCGCCGAAGGCGACCGTCGGGTTGCGCGACACCTGGTCATAACTGTCGGCCCGATAGGTGGTGATCTCCACCTGGTGGCCATGGCGCGCGGCGCCGACCGTCCCGAACGCGATGCCGGTGTCCCACATCGCGTCGGCCCACGGCTGCAGTATGCGTTGCACTTCGTCGGGTCGGGCGCTGGTGGTGAAGTCGAGGTCGCCGCCGAGCCGGCCCAGCAGCGCGTCGCGCACCGTGCCGCCGACCAGGTACAGCTCATGTCCGGCGAGCTGGAAGCGCGCGCCGAGGTCCGCCAGCACGTGACGGTGGCCGGTCAGCGCGACGGCCGCGCGCGCCAGCAGCTCCGCGTCGGCGGTGTCATCGGTGTCGGGCACGGTCGACAAGCCTATCGGCGCCGATAGGCTGGACGCACCGAGGTTTGAAGGAGCCAGCGTGGACCTCATGCCGTACATCCTGTTCGCGGTGTTCCTGCTCGCCGTCGTGGCGTTCGTGGTGTGGCGGCGACGCCGCAACCGGGGCGACGAGAACGCCCAGCTTCCGCCCTGCTGCCGCTGACGGAGTTCACCGGCGGTAAAACTCCCGGTCACCGGCGAGTGCCGTCGATTGGGAATAAACCTGACCGCTACCATCGCTTAGGTGTCGGACGGTGAACAGGGCAGGCCGCGGCGACGCCGTGGCCGCCGCCGCGGTCGCCGTTCGGGTCCGGCTGCCCGCAACCGCGCCGAGCAGTCCCCCGACACCCCGCCGTCGGCCCCGAGTCCCGACACCGCCGCCCCGGCCTCCCCGGCCCCGTCCCGCCGCCGTCGCGCCGCCACCCGGTTGCGGACGGTGCACGAGATCTCCGCGGGCGGGCTCGTCATCGACGGCCTGGACGGCCCGCCGGAGGAGGCGCTGGCCGCGCTGATCGGCCGGATCGACCGCCGCGGCCGGATGCTGTGGTCGATGCCGAAGGGGCATATCGAGCAGGGCGAGACCGCCGAGCAGACCGCCATCCGCGAGGTCGCCGAGGAGACCGGGATCGAGGGCAAGGTGCTGGCCTGCCTCGGCAGCATCGACTACTGGTTCGTCACCGAAGGCCGCCGGGTGCACAAGACGGTGCACCACTATCTGCTGCGGTTCGCCGGCGGTGAGCTGTCCGACAGTGACCGCGAAGTCGCCAAGGTGGCCTGGGTGCCGCTGTCGGAACTGCCGTCCCGGTTGGCCTACGCCGACGAGCGCCGGCTCGCGGAGGTCGCCGGCAAACTGATCACCCTGCTGCAGGCCGATGGCCCGTCGGCGCTGCCGCCGCTGCCGCGCAGCGCACCGCGACGACGGCCGCAGACCCATTCCCGCAGCCGCAACCATCGCCCCGACGACGGCAGCCGCGGGCAGGCAAACGGCCACGGTCCCGCACTGTGATCCACCCCCGCGGGCGCAGCGTGTGGGCGGTGCTGGTCGTGCTGCTGCTGGTCCTGGCCCCCGCCGCGCTGCCCCCGCGCGCAGCCGCCGAGCCCGAGACACAGTTCCTGCGGGTCGAGCTGTCGCGGGTGACCCCCGAATTGGTCGACACCGCCAGCGATCCGACCGTGACTGTCGAAGCCAGCATCGTCAATGTCGGCGACCGCCCGGTCAACGACGTGGTGGCGCGGCTGGAGCGGGCGCAACCACTGGCCGCCACCACGGGGTTGCGCACCACCCTGACCGAGGTCGCCACCACCGGGTATGAGCCGGTCGGCCCGTTCCTGGACATCCCGGGCCCGCTGCAGCCGGGTGAGCGGGCCTCGGTGCGCTTCGATTACCCGCTGCGTTCGGTCGGCGCGGAGTCCCTCGGCATCGACCACCCGGGGGTCTACCCGCTGCTGGTGAATGTGAACGGCACGCCGGACTTCGGATCGCCGGCCCGCCTCGCGGACACCCGGTTCCTGCTTCCCGTGCTGGGCGCCCCGTCGGCGTCCGGGGACCCGGAATCCTTCGCCGGACCCGACGACGCCACCGGCCCGGACGTCGTCATCGTCCCGGACACCACCCGCCCGGTCCGACTGACCATGCTCTGGCCGCTGGCCGACCGGCCTCGACTGGCGCCCGGGCTCCCCGGCGGCGCCACCCCGATCCGGTTGATCGACGACGAGCTGGCGACCGAACTGTCCCCCGGCGGCCGGTTGGACGCGTTGCTGTCGACGGTCGAGTTCGCCACCGCCGCGGAATCAGATCCCGACGGCGATCTCACCGGCGCCCTGTGCCTGGCGGTGGATCCGGACCTGCTGGTGACGGTGAACGCCATGACCGGCGGCTATCTGGTCCCCGCAAACCCCGACGGGACCGGTGACCTGCGCCCCGGCACGGGCGAGGCCGCGGCGGTCGCCTGGCTGGACCGGTTGCGCAAGCTCGCGGACCGGATGTGCGTGACCGCGCTGCCGTACGCCCAAACCGACCTCGACGCGGTGCAGCGCGTCGGCGACGACCAGCTGTCGGCCTTCGCCACCACCGGCGCCGAGGACCTGGTGGATCAACTGCTCGGCGTGACCTCGCTGCGCGGTCTCACCGTGTTCGGCGACGGCCCGCTCACCCCGGACGCGTTGGCGCTGCTGAACCACAACGGCACGGCGGTGGCGATCGCGCCGGCCTCGGCGACCGCGGAGTCCACCCCCGATCTCGGCCGGCGCCGAGTCAGCGACCAGGTCGCGGTGGCCCCGTTCGACCCGTCGGTGGCGGCCACCCTGGGGGCGCTCGGCGACCAGCCCGTCACCCCGGGCTATCTGGACACCTCGCTGGTCCCCGACCGGCCGGAATCCTCGGCGGCGGCTCGCCGGCAGGACGCGGTGGGCGCGGTGCTGTGGC harbors:
- a CDS encoding MFS transporter, which produces MVDARASAAAWRSVRELPDFRRLLELRVASQFGEGLFQAGLAGALLFNPERAATPWAIAGAFAVLFLPYSLLGPFAGALLDHWDRRLVLVGANIGRLVMLLGVAALLAARAGDLAILCGALVINGLTRFVASGLSASIPHVVPRDRVVSCNSLAAAAGAVATFLGANFMLLPRWLFGAGDTGASVVILMTLVPIGVALLLALRFTPHGLGPDETSRTIHGSVLYTVATGLAHGARTALSVPSVTATLAGLLAHRMVFGINTLLVLVIVRHSDVGSVAVAGLGTAVLFVAVTGTGSFLATVLTPALIRRWGRYAAPNRALLAGAVIQLCALGLDLPVMMACGFFLGAAGQVVKLSADVAMQLDVDDALRGHVFAIQDSVFWVAFVAAVTAAAAVVPPDGHSPALVATGSVIYLAGLAAHAVLARWPALATEPARDDEPPRG
- a CDS encoding TIGR03084 family metal-binding protein gives rise to the protein MAELSTIVADLRSESDDLDALVAELPAQRWAEATPAPGWTIAHQIAHLYWTDRVSLIAITDPDGFQQLLTEAWQNPTGFVDDGADELAALPPEELLDAWRQTRGALHDALLTVPDGQKLPWFGPPMSAASMATARTMETWAHGLDVADALGVSRTPTARLRSVAHLGVRARDYAYLVNQLTPPAEPFYVELTGPGGEVWTWGDPDAAQRVTGSALDFCMLVTRRRNPAELDVVAVGDDAQQWLTIAQAFAGPPGQGR
- a CDS encoding pullulanase, which codes for MEYCLGPGDGTASVFDSPMDLDIDGDGVFDAVGLDFDGDGASDDALADLDGDGTADHVVLDAGSPDQRWFTDDGTGVWALAADPVGRGSPLRWLALDGAEHTGSPADFDGDGLADDEFFDDNGDGLADRVLSRAPAGGYDGGYVDVDGDGRWDVRLVDADGDGRADGASPLSDPGPEGPRTPGR
- a CDS encoding CCA tRNA nucleotidyltransferase; translated protein: MPDTDDTADAELLARAAVALTGHRHVLADLGARFQLAGHELYLVGGTVRDALLGRLGGDLDFTTSARPDEVQRILQPWADAMWDTGIAFGTVGAARHGHQVEITTYRADSYDQVSRNPTVAFGDTLAGDLVRRDFTVNAMAVRITADGPGEFVDPLNGLAALRERVLDTPSAPQVSFGDDPLRMLRAARFVSQLGFALAPRVRTAIEEMAPQLSRITAERIAAELDKLMLGADPAAGIEVMVSTGLGEQILPEVGGMRMAIDEHHQHKDVYQHSLTVLRQAIDLEDDGPDLVLRWAALLHDIGKPATRRHEPGGGVSFHHHEVVGAKLTRKRMRALKYSKQMVDDVSQLVYLHLRFHGYGDGRWTDSAVRRYVTDAGPLLARLHKLVRADCTTRNKRRAARLQATYDELEHRIAELAAKEDLARVRPDLDGNAIMELLGISAGPEVGRAWRHLKELRMERGPLDPDEARAELLDWWNREGSAGV
- a CDS encoding NUDIX hydrolase; this encodes MSDGEQGRPRRRRGRRRGRRSGPAARNRAEQSPDTPPSAPSPDTAAPASPAPSRRRRAATRLRTVHEISAGGLVIDGLDGPPEEALAALIGRIDRRGRMLWSMPKGHIEQGETAEQTAIREVAEETGIEGKVLACLGSIDYWFVTEGRRVHKTVHHYLLRFAGGELSDSDREVAKVAWVPLSELPSRLAYADERRLAEVAGKLITLLQADGPSALPPLPRSAPRRRPQTHSRSRNHRPDDGSRGQANGHGPAL